The following is a genomic window from Herpetosiphonaceae bacterium.
AGCTCTCGGCGCTCTACTCCGTGATCTCGCTGGGCGCGGTGATCCAGACGCTCTGGCTCACGGCGACGGCGCTCGGCATCGGCATGCAGTTCATCTCGACGCCGATGGAGGTCGCCGGTCAGTGGGAAAAGATCGTCGCGCTGCTGGGCGTGCCTGACGATCAGGCGCTGCTGGTGCTGTTCCGCCTGGGCTACACCAATCCAGACGTGAAGCGCCCGACGATCGATTGGTCATCGACGCAGCGCAAAAGCGTGCACGAGCTGGCCTTCACCGAAACCTGGGGCCAGCCGTTCGAGAAGTAGAGCGGCGCATCCATGTCGATTCGGGAGAATGATTGCATGATTCATCATCTTGTGCTGTTTCGGCTCAAGGAAGACGTCGACGAGGCGACGATCGCCGAGCACATGGCCGACTTCGCGGCGCTGACCGACGAGATCGCCGAGATCGCGGGGCTTGATGTCCGGCGCGACATCGTCGGACGGCCCGTGTCGTGTCACTTCGGCCTGGTCAGCCAGTTTACGGATACCGACGCGCTGCGGCGCTATCAGCAGCATCCCAGCCATGTCGCGGCATTCGAGCGGCTCAAGCCGCGCCTCGACCACATGCTGGTGCTGGACTACGAGGTCTAGTCGCCCGCGATGCTGATCGATCTGCATACCCATACGATCGCCACGCCGCACCACGCCACCTGGGAGCCGGATGAGCTGGTGCGCTACGCCCAAGCGCAGGGCGTGCAGGTGCTCTCCGTGACCGATCACAACACGACCAGCCAGGTGCAGGCGGCCCTGGACGCGGGCGTCCGCCACGGTGTTACCGTAATCCCGGCGCTCGAACTCGACTCGGCCTTTGGCAGCAA
Proteins encoded in this region:
- a CDS encoding Dabb family protein; this translates as MIHHLVLFRLKEDVDEATIAEHMADFAALTDEIAEIAGLDVRRDIVGRPVSCHFGLVSQFTDTDALRRYQQHPSHVAAFERLKPRLDHMLVLDYEV